A single window of Desulfovibrio sp. G11 DNA harbors:
- a CDS encoding IS1595 family transposase: MTMKNKYILRSKISEAKFRQLVRLFCVDLTATQLAQVAGLNRNTVNRLLQGVRERIALACEAESPVSGEVEVDESYFGARRVRGLRGRGARGKTIVFGLFKRQGRVYTEIVPDCSRATLQGIIRGRVDPESVIHSDGWRGYNGLVDLGYQKHYRVQHGENEFANEHSHINGIESFWAFAKTRLVRFRGMQKHTFYFHLKECEFRFNHRGEDLYKIVLKMCREFPLS, from the coding sequence ATGACAATGAAAAACAAATACATTCTTCGTTCTAAAATTTCTGAGGCAAAATTCCGTCAACTTGTCAGGCTTTTTTGTGTGGATTTAACAGCCACTCAACTTGCTCAGGTCGCAGGATTAAACCGCAACACTGTGAACCGCCTGCTTCAAGGAGTACGTGAACGCATTGCCCTTGCCTGCGAAGCTGAATCTCCTGTTTCCGGGGAGGTTGAAGTTGATGAAAGTTATTTTGGCGCTCGCCGGGTTCGAGGCCTCCGAGGACGGGGAGCCAGAGGTAAAACTATTGTCTTTGGCTTGTTTAAAAGGCAAGGTCGCGTGTACACTGAAATCGTTCCAGATTGCTCCAGAGCCACCTTGCAAGGTATTATCCGTGGACGGGTTGACCCGGAAAGCGTCATTCATTCTGACGGCTGGCGCGGCTACAATGGCCTGGTAGATCTTGGCTACCAGAAGCATTACCGTGTGCAGCACGGCGAGAATGAATTTGCCAATGAACATAGCCACATTAACGGGATAGAAAGCTTTTGGGCTTTCGCGAAAACGCGCTTGGTTCGGTTCAGAGGCATGCAGAAACATACGTTTTATTTCCATTTGAAAGAATGCGAGTTTCGGTTTAATCATAGAGGCGAAGATTTATACAAAATCGTCCTCAAAATGTGCAGAGAATTTCCTCTGTCCTAG
- a CDS encoding pyridoxal-phosphate-dependent aminotransferase family protein produces MSTVLGSLDHVLLMAPGPSPVATNVLQAMSLPTLGHLDPDCIKVMDAIQDQLRAVCKTGNVVTFPLSGTGSAGMEACFVNLVEPGDAVLVVNNGVFSSRMVEVASRLGAEVDVVESPWGTPVKVEDVKTQLGKKHYKILAVVHAETSTGVNNPIAEIGELVKGSDTLYMVDSVAGLGGVDMQVDNWGVDAFYSGSQKCLSVPPGLAPASFSEAAMDAMARRKHKVPNWYLDVSLIRKYWEGSPRVYHHTAPINMYYGLHQALDNLLTEGLDAAFARHKAMHHRLADGLAELGFSLYVKEGAAPQVNLFIPPAGVDANALRACLREKHKIEVAGGLGALAGKVIRVGVMGEGARPEAIDKLLAAVRACLGR; encoded by the coding sequence ATGAGTACAGTTTTGGGATCGCTTGACCATGTTCTGCTGATGGCCCCCGGCCCCAGCCCCGTTGCCACCAACGTTCTCCAAGCCATGAGCCTGCCCACCCTGGGGCATCTTGACCCCGACTGCATCAAGGTTATGGATGCCATCCAGGACCAGCTGCGGGCCGTGTGCAAAACCGGCAACGTGGTAACCTTTCCCCTGTCGGGCACCGGCTCTGCGGGTATGGAAGCATGCTTTGTGAATCTGGTGGAACCGGGCGATGCCGTGCTTGTCGTCAACAACGGCGTATTCAGTTCGCGCATGGTAGAGGTGGCTTCGCGCCTGGGCGCAGAGGTGGACGTGGTTGAAAGCCCCTGGGGTACTCCCGTAAAGGTCGAGGACGTCAAAACCCAGCTGGGCAAAAAACACTACAAGATCCTGGCCGTGGTGCATGCCGAGACATCAACGGGCGTCAACAACCCCATTGCCGAGATCGGTGAGCTGGTCAAGGGCAGCGACACTCTTTATATGGTAGACAGCGTGGCCGGACTCGGCGGCGTGGACATGCAGGTGGACAACTGGGGCGTGGACGCTTTTTACAGTGGTTCGCAAAAGTGCCTTTCCGTACCTCCCGGCCTTGCTCCCGCCTCTTTCTCCGAGGCCGCCATGGACGCCATGGCCAGGCGCAAGCACAAAGTACCCAACTGGTACCTTGATGTTTCACTCATCCGCAAATACTGGGAAGGCTCCCCCCGCGTATACCACCATACCGCGCCCATCAACATGTACTACGGCCTGCACCAGGCGCTGGACAACCTGCTGACGGAAGGGCTGGACGCGGCCTTTGCGCGGCACAAGGCCATGCATCACCGCCTGGCGGACGGCCTGGCAGAACTGGGCTTCAGCCTGTATGTAAAGGAAGGCGCGGCGCCTCAGGTGAACCTTTTCATTCCTCCCGCCGGCGTGGACGCCAACGCCCTGCGCGCCTGCCTGCGCGAAAAGCACAAGATTGAAGTGGCGGGCGGCCTTGGGGCGCTTGCCGGTAAGGTTATCCGCGTGGGCGTTATGGGCGAAGGCGCACGGCCCGAAGCCATTGACAAACTGCTTGCCGCTGTCCGGGCCTGCCTCGGCCGGTAG
- a CDS encoding helix-turn-helix domain-containing protein: MKVYPYLSGAIAKVIEALRAERGMTKSSLADFACLERRYLRDIEQELKRPTVNAVYSICEALRVPPEEFFRRVSEEIEKKRNSERRVHCGKNASGMKKIDGKKV; encoded by the coding sequence ATGAAAGTATATCCGTACCTTTCGGGCGCCATTGCAAAGGTGATTGAGGCCTTGCGCGCAGAGCGCGGCATGACCAAGTCATCGCTGGCTGACTTTGCCTGTCTCGAGCGACGCTATCTGCGCGATATTGAACAGGAACTGAAACGACCGACGGTCAATGCCGTCTACTCTATCTGTGAGGCGCTGCGTGTGCCGCCGGAGGAGTTTTTCAGGAGGGTTTCGGAAGAAATTGAGAAAAAAAGAAACAGTGAGCGCCGCGTCCATTGTGGAAAAAATGCGTCGGGCATGAAAAAAATTGATGGAAAAAAGGTCTGA
- a CDS encoding EAL domain-containing protein, translating to MKIFRYRIFLPVLAIAVYLLLSTSALAGEVVRVGFFEFGDYMTRDRNGHYRGTVFEILHEISTNTGIRYKIVDCDDWPRGLQLLEQGQIDLLPCTFFLSGRENSMLFPDLPLAISFVSIAVKPDDARYRYDKPASFDGMRVGVISGARDAPALAAYARKMGIRLSPVADTTTPALLQALRDNEVDAIATSQPRNDTPLRVVAHFSPEPFYFAVTPRKSRLLATLNEEQRRIARRVSATHELYGKYLSVNMTEQSLFTLDEHLYLNEGKPVIVAYDPDWPPLTWEDPQTRAFSGIVANLFDKIRQATGLRFQFVPMSMSQSLSMVTSGEVDIVCALSGNFLWDKELFMRTTRPYLRTAVVQIYRRDGSPQNGRRIALRRGCLISSQVAADNKDKQAHYYDNLTECLDALVNGETDMTYSDVYAAAHLLKNPRYAGLSVNPADKYISNIRMGVSRQADLRLYSILDKGLQFLPESPVDSMVSAAGPLQRETTLAEFISQNPVSTFSALMLFFLTVTLLMGISLAIKSNSNKRIQVLLHRDMLTGLPNLYKFRQDCAKLLADTGKHAYVLLFGDICQFKAINDQFGFSSGDRLLRAYGDILRSNVGEGELCARASADMYSMFLRYEGWELLLARLRHMDDSLDIWRQKEEMPYKVKTVYGAYIVSGTEGRDVQLMLNLANYARREAKRNGSTSLMLYDEQMRQETLLHQELNGRLETALREGELVPWYQIKVDMRTGAIIGSEALVRWKHPTRGLLMPDSFIPLFERNGLIMDIDMHVFTQVCKAMQSWRLRNLPLYTVSCNFSRVHFDRPGFPRQLAEIADRYAIPHELLEVEITESAIMKNPEAAWLRLIQLKQYGFKTAIDDFGAGYSSLGLVQMLNADVIKIDRSFVLRDLPGQRAQTVLGNIIRMALDLEMSVICEGVETAEQAAILMRLGCFKAQGYYYAKPEPEHEFEARLAMLIT from the coding sequence ATGAAGATATTTCGGTACAGAATTTTTCTTCCGGTCCTCGCCATTGCAGTTTACCTGTTATTGTCCACGTCCGCTCTTGCCGGAGAGGTCGTGCGCGTGGGATTTTTTGAGTTCGGCGACTATATGACCCGTGACCGGAACGGGCATTACCGGGGAACGGTCTTTGAAATTCTGCACGAAATTTCGACCAATACGGGAATACGCTACAAGATCGTGGATTGCGACGACTGGCCGCGCGGTCTTCAACTGCTCGAGCAAGGCCAGATAGACCTGCTGCCCTGCACGTTTTTCCTTTCCGGCCGGGAAAACAGCATGCTCTTTCCCGACCTGCCCCTTGCCATTTCCTTTGTCTCCATCGCCGTCAAACCGGACGATGCCCGTTACAGATATGACAAACCAGCGAGTTTTGACGGCATGCGTGTAGGTGTTATTTCCGGCGCCAGGGATGCTCCCGCCCTTGCAGCCTACGCCCGCAAGATGGGTATACGCCTGTCCCCGGTTGCCGACACCACCACCCCGGCCCTGCTGCAAGCCCTGCGCGACAATGAGGTGGACGCCATTGCCACCAGCCAGCCTCGTAACGACACTCCCCTCCGCGTGGTGGCACATTTTTCTCCGGAACCTTTCTATTTTGCCGTCACCCCCAGGAAATCACGGCTGCTTGCCACGCTCAACGAAGAGCAGCGCCGGATCGCGCGGCGTGTCTCTGCCACCCATGAGCTGTACGGCAAATATCTCTCCGTCAATATGACCGAACAGTCTCTTTTTACTCTTGATGAACATCTGTACCTGAATGAGGGCAAACCCGTTATCGTGGCGTATGACCCGGACTGGCCCCCGCTGACCTGGGAAGATCCTCAGACACGGGCTTTTTCGGGGATTGTTGCAAACCTGTTTGATAAAATCCGTCAGGCAACGGGGCTCAGGTTCCAGTTTGTTCCCATGTCCATGTCCCAGTCCCTGAGCATGGTCACCAGCGGCGAAGTAGATATTGTCTGCGCTCTTTCCGGAAATTTTCTGTGGGACAAAGAGCTGTTCATGCGTACTACGCGTCCGTATCTGCGCACGGCGGTGGTTCAGATATACCGACGTGACGGCTCGCCCCAAAACGGGCGTCGCATCGCGTTGCGCCGGGGCTGCCTGATTTCAAGCCAGGTGGCCGCCGACAACAAGGACAAGCAAGCGCACTACTACGACAACCTCACAGAATGCCTGGACGCCCTCGTCAACGGCGAAACGGACATGACCTATTCTGACGTCTACGCCGCAGCCCACCTGCTGAAAAACCCGCGTTACGCGGGCCTGTCTGTGAATCCTGCGGACAAATACATCAGCAATATCAGGATGGGCGTTTCGCGCCAGGCAGATCTGCGCCTGTATTCCATCCTGGACAAGGGCCTGCAATTTCTGCCGGAAAGCCCTGTCGACAGCATGGTGTCCGCTGCGGGTCCGTTGCAGCGTGAAACCACGCTTGCAGAATTCATCAGCCAGAATCCTGTAAGTACATTCAGCGCTCTCATGCTCTTCTTCCTCACTGTCACCCTGCTCATGGGCATCAGCCTCGCCATCAAGTCCAACAGCAACAAGCGCATACAGGTACTGCTGCACCGCGACATGCTCACCGGCCTGCCCAATCTTTATAAATTCCGCCAGGACTGCGCCAAACTGCTCGCAGATACGGGCAAGCATGCCTATGTGCTGCTTTTTGGCGATATCTGCCAGTTCAAGGCCATTAATGACCAGTTTGGTTTTTCCAGCGGCGACAGGCTGTTACGCGCATATGGCGATATATTAAGAAGTAATGTGGGCGAAGGTGAACTTTGCGCCCGCGCATCGGCCGACATGTACTCGATGTTTCTGCGCTATGAAGGGTGGGAGCTGTTGCTGGCGCGGCTGCGCCATATGGATGACAGTCTGGATATCTGGCGGCAAAAAGAAGAAATGCCGTATAAGGTCAAAACGGTATATGGCGCCTACATTGTCAGCGGCACAGAAGGGCGCGATGTGCAGCTCATGCTTAATCTGGCAAACTATGCGCGCCGCGAGGCCAAACGCAACGGCAGCACCAGCCTGATGCTCTACGACGAGCAGATGCGACAGGAAACCCTGTTACACCAAGAACTTAACGGCAGACTTGAGACCGCCCTCAGGGAGGGCGAACTGGTCCCGTGGTATCAGATCAAGGTGGACATGCGCACAGGCGCCATTATCGGCAGCGAGGCCCTGGTGCGATGGAAGCACCCCACCCGCGGCCTGCTTATGCCCGACAGTTTTATTCCCCTGTTCGAGCGCAACGGCCTGATTATGGACATTGACATGCATGTCTTCACGCAGGTCTGCAAGGCCATGCAGAGCTGGCGTTTGCGCAATCTGCCCTTGTACACTGTTTCATGCAATTTCTCGCGCGTACATTTTGACCGGCCCGGATTCCCCCGGCAACTGGCAGAAATAGCCGACCGCTACGCCATTCCCCACGAGTTGCTGGAAGTGGAAATTACTGAAAGCGCCATCATGAAAAACCCCGAGGCGGCCTGGCTGCGCCTGATCCAGCTCAAACAGTACGGCTTCAAGACCGCCATTGACGACTTTGGCGCGGGCTATTCCTCACTGGGCCTCGTGCAGATGCTCAATGCCGACGTCATCAAGATCGACCGCAGCTTTGTCCTGCGCGACCTGCCCGGCCAGAGGGCGCAGACAGT